A region from the Sulfurospirillum oryzae genome encodes:
- a CDS encoding NADH-quinone oxidoreductase subunit M: MEHILSLLVFFPAMAGLLGFLVTKESIRAYGISVSAIEFFLSIILWIGFDGSNAGYQFVEYLPFMPSYGLSYYLGVDGISLFLVILSTFITMIAFIALSIKNEIKNLIISVLFLEMTMVGVFLILDVIWFYAFWELSLVPMLYIIGAWGSANRMYASIKFFLYTFAGSVLMLVGILYMGFLYHEATGIWSFSLPDWYLLQIPFETQLWLFGAFFLAFAIKVPMFPFHTWLPYAHGQAPTIGSIILAAVLLKMGSYGFVRFSLPLFPDASVYFLIPVATICIIMVIYAAMIAYAQEDMKQVIAYSSISHMGIVILGTFAMNAEGITGSIFLMLSHGIVSGALFMLVGVIYDRRHTKLMRDFGGLASVMPNFATVYGIMLMASVGLPLTIGFVGEFLSLAGFYRISWVMTLFAGTGIILGAVYMLVLYKKSFFGEVVHAENKTLKDLNAQELTALIPLVALVAILGIYPKPVLSVIDMSVQKMLVLMDQKAVEQTTKEVIIKANSIGGTH, from the coding sequence ATGGAACATATTTTATCACTTCTTGTATTCTTCCCAGCAATGGCAGGACTTTTAGGATTTTTGGTTACCAAAGAGAGTATAAGAGCGTATGGCATTAGCGTCAGCGCTATTGAATTTTTCCTCTCCATTATTTTATGGATTGGCTTTGATGGCTCCAATGCGGGTTATCAGTTTGTTGAGTATTTGCCTTTTATGCCAAGTTATGGTTTAAGCTATTATCTTGGAGTAGACGGTATCTCTCTTTTCTTAGTGATCTTATCGACATTTATTACGATGATTGCGTTTATTGCTCTTAGTATTAAAAATGAGATTAAAAATTTGATTATCTCGGTTCTTTTCTTAGAGATGACCATGGTAGGCGTTTTCTTAATTTTAGATGTTATCTGGTTCTACGCGTTTTGGGAGCTTTCTTTAGTGCCAATGCTTTATATTATTGGCGCATGGGGAAGTGCGAACCGTATGTACGCATCCATCAAATTTTTCCTCTATACATTTGCAGGTTCTGTGCTTATGTTAGTGGGTATCTTGTATATGGGCTTTTTATACCATGAAGCGACAGGAATTTGGAGTTTTTCATTACCTGATTGGTACTTATTGCAAATTCCATTTGAAACACAACTATGGCTCTTTGGAGCATTCTTCTTAGCCTTTGCTATTAAAGTGCCAATGTTCCCATTTCATACATGGCTTCCTTATGCGCATGGTCAAGCACCTACCATTGGCTCTATCATCCTAGCAGCAGTTCTTTTAAAGATGGGAAGTTACGGTTTTGTGCGTTTTTCACTCCCCCTTTTCCCTGATGCTTCGGTTTATTTTCTCATTCCCGTTGCAACCATCTGTATCATTATGGTGATTTATGCGGCGATGATAGCGTATGCTCAAGAAGATATGAAACAAGTCATTGCCTACAGTTCAATCTCGCACATGGGTATTGTCATCTTAGGAACGTTTGCCATGAACGCTGAGGGCATTACGGGTTCAATTTTTCTCATGCTGAGTCATGGTATTGTGAGTGGTGCTCTGTTTATGTTAGTGGGTGTCATTTACGATCGACGTCACACCAAGCTGATGCGCGATTTTGGAGGCTTGGCATCCGTTATGCCAAACTTTGCTACGGTGTATGGCATCATGCTGATGGCTTCTGTTGGACTTCCTTTGACCATAGGATTTGTTGGAGAGTTTTTGTCTTTAGCAGGTTTTTACCGCATTAGCTGGGTGATGACATTGTTTGCAGGAACAGGTATCATCTTGGGAGCGGTTTATATGTTGGTACTTTACAAAAAATCATTTTTTGGTGAAGTCGTTCATGCTGAGAATAAAACACTTAAAGATTTGAATGCTCAAGAACTCACTGCACTGATTCCTCTCGTGGCGTTGGTCGCTATTTTAGGAATCTATCCAAAACCCGTTTTAAGTGTCATTGATATGAGCGTTCAAAAAATGCTTGTCTTGATGGATCAAAAAGCGGTTGAACAGACAACTAAAGAGGTTATTATTAAAGCGAATAGCATAGGAGGAACACACTAA
- the nuoL gene encoding NADH-quinone oxidoreductase subunit L, which yields MEKYLYTALFAPLVSSLFVAFFAARPKMLFTGIIASMLIAFSMIASFILLIDVNTYGPLHVTMMDWIAAGNLEIPFGFVVDEVSVIMMVTVTLVSTIVHIYSIGYMDHDKSFNRFFSYLSAFVFSMMILVMSDNFVGLFIGWEGVGLCSWLLIGFWYHKHSASWAANEAFIMNRIADLGMLMGLFLIYWNVGSFQYDEVFASVKSMDVTLLATIGMFLFIGAMGKSAQFPLHTWLADAMEGPTPVSALIHAATMVTAGVYLVIRCGALYTLIPEVGFAIASLGAFVAVFAASMALVNNDLKRIIAYSTLSQLGYMFVAAGLGAYWIALFHLMTHAFFKSLLFLGAGNVMHAMHDELNIKKMGGLYGSMKATAILMSVASVALAGIYPFAGFFSKDKILEVAFNEGAYFLWFALFIGAGLTAFYSFRLVMLVFFGEKEYVKHGLHPHEAQPFVIYALLPLGLLAVVAGFLEHTFEGFVTRLLAEYEIHIAHGTEVLLIAGTLGIAVSGIAFAIFMYKRGGFPKSWEESAGYKLLSNQYYIPKLYELYIMRPFSALATFAWLKIDTKIVDFTVDLIAKVVYSTGQSARKMQSGNLSDMLRWMIVGMIVLLALAIFYRPMV from the coding sequence ATGGAAAAATATCTTTACACAGCACTCTTTGCACCCCTAGTAAGCTCTTTGTTTGTTGCCTTTTTTGCAGCACGCCCTAAGATGCTTTTCACAGGTATTATTGCTTCGATGCTTATTGCGTTCTCTATGATTGCATCATTTATTTTGTTGATAGATGTCAATACATACGGCCCTTTACATGTAACGATGATGGATTGGATTGCCGCGGGCAATTTGGAGATTCCTTTTGGCTTTGTGGTTGATGAGGTTTCGGTTATTATGATGGTAACAGTCACGCTTGTTTCGACGATTGTTCATATCTATTCTATTGGCTATATGGATCATGATAAGAGTTTTAACCGTTTCTTCTCTTACCTCTCCGCCTTCGTTTTTTCCATGATGATTTTGGTGATGAGTGATAATTTTGTCGGTCTTTTCATTGGATGGGAAGGTGTGGGACTTTGTTCATGGTTGCTCATTGGTTTTTGGTACCACAAGCACTCTGCTTCATGGGCAGCGAATGAAGCGTTTATTATGAATAGAATTGCCGACCTTGGCATGCTTATGGGACTATTTCTTATTTATTGGAATGTTGGATCATTTCAATATGATGAAGTCTTTGCAAGTGTGAAATCAATGGATGTGACGCTCTTGGCAACCATTGGCATGTTTTTATTTATTGGTGCGATGGGTAAATCAGCACAGTTCCCCCTTCATACATGGCTAGCTGATGCGATGGAAGGACCAACACCTGTTTCAGCTCTTATTCATGCCGCAACCATGGTAACAGCAGGTGTTTACCTTGTGATTCGCTGTGGAGCACTTTACACGCTTATCCCAGAAGTTGGGTTTGCTATCGCTTCCTTAGGCGCTTTTGTTGCCGTCTTTGCCGCTTCGATGGCACTGGTCAATAACGACCTTAAACGCATTATCGCCTACTCAACGCTTTCGCAACTGGGTTATATGTTTGTAGCCGCAGGACTAGGCGCTTACTGGATAGCACTTTTCCACTTGATGACACACGCTTTCTTTAAATCATTACTCTTTTTGGGTGCAGGTAACGTTATGCATGCGATGCACGATGAACTTAACATCAAAAAGATGGGTGGACTTTATGGATCGATGAAAGCAACCGCTATTTTGATGAGCGTGGCTTCGGTGGCATTAGCAGGTATTTATCCTTTTGCGGGCTTTTTCTCCAAAGATAAAATCTTAGAAGTTGCCTTTAATGAGGGTGCCTATTTTCTTTGGTTTGCGCTCTTTATCGGTGCAGGTTTGACCGCATTTTACAGCTTCCGTTTGGTGATGCTCGTATTCTTTGGTGAAAAAGAGTATGTGAAGCATGGTTTACACCCACATGAGGCACAACCGTTTGTCATTTATGCACTGCTTCCATTGGGACTTTTAGCTGTCGTTGCAGGATTTTTAGAGCATACTTTTGAGGGTTTTGTAACGCGTCTATTGGCAGAGTATGAAATTCATATTGCACATGGGACTGAAGTACTTTTGATCGCAGGAACACTAGGCATTGCGGTAAGTGGTATAGCATTTGCTATTTTTATGTACAAGCGCGGTGGTTTTCCAAAGTCATGGGAAGAGAGTGCAGGCTACAAATTGTTAAGTAATCAATACTATATTCCAAAATTGTATGAACTTTATATTATGCGTCCTTTTAGTGCCTTGGCAACGTTTGCATGGTTAAAAATAGATACTAAAATTGTGGATTTTACAGTGGATTTAATTGCTAAAGTAGTTTATTCGACAGGGCAAAGTGCCAGAAAGATGCAAAGTGGAAATCTCTCCGACATGCTCAGATGGATGATTGTAGGTATGATAGTCTTACTTGCACTCGCAATTTTTTATAGACCAATGGTGTAG
- the nuoK gene encoding NADH-quinone oxidoreductase subunit NuoK, with amino-acid sequence MITLTHYLVLAGILFSIGLVGVMRRTNLLMLFFSTEILLNAINIGFVAVSKYYGDLTGQMFAFFIIAVAASEVAVGLGLLILWYKRNGSVDLNNLQMMKG; translated from the coding sequence ATGATCACCTTAACACATTACCTTGTATTAGCGGGTATTTTATTTTCCATAGGACTTGTAGGTGTCATGCGACGAACGAACCTTTTGATGCTTTTTTTCTCAACAGAAATTTTGCTCAATGCCATTAATATTGGCTTTGTAGCGGTTTCAAAATATTATGGAGATCTCACAGGGCAAATGTTTGCCTTTTTCATTATAGCCGTCGCTGCAAGTGAAGTAGCTGTTGGTCTTGGACTTCTCATTTTATGGTACAAGCGAAATGGTTCTGTTGATCTTAATAACCTTCAAATGATGAAAGGGTAA
- a CDS encoding NADH-quinone oxidoreductase subunit J, whose protein sequence is MYEIIAFYVFAALTIGMFGIVVLSRNALYAMSALAGGMIFVSGFFFILDAEFLGVVQIVVYSGAIMALYAFGMMFFDTTRDVSEKMRSKKIAYTLSIISAILVVAILCVPLASENIQAMYPVMDNVGNIQMIGIVLFTKYLVPFELAAIMLLVAMISGIVLASKRMDEYLNLEDDELDAKEGE, encoded by the coding sequence ATGTACGAAATTATAGCATTTTACGTTTTTGCCGCACTCACCATCGGCATGTTTGGGATAGTGGTTCTGAGTCGTAATGCACTCTATGCGATGAGCGCACTAGCGGGTGGAATGATCTTTGTCTCTGGCTTCTTCTTTATTCTAGATGCGGAGTTCTTAGGCGTTGTTCAGATCGTTGTTTATTCGGGCGCGATTATGGCGCTTTACGCATTTGGTATGATGTTCTTTGACACGACACGCGATGTCAGTGAGAAGATGCGCTCTAAAAAGATTGCCTATACGCTTTCGATCATAAGCGCTATTTTAGTTGTAGCCATTTTATGTGTACCCTTGGCTTCTGAAAATATTCAAGCGATGTATCCAGTTATGGATAACGTAGGCAATATTCAGATGATTGGAATTGTTCTCTTTACCAAATACTTAGTTCCGTTTGAATTGGCCGCTATTATGCTCTTAGTAGCGATGATTTCTGGCATTGTACTTGCGAGTAAACGAATGGATGAGTATTTAAACCTTGAAGATGATGAATTAGATGCAAAGGAGGGAGAATGA